From Macaca fascicularis isolate 582-1 chromosome 14, T2T-MFA8v1.1, a single genomic window includes:
- the PGGHG gene encoding protein-glucosylgalactosylhydroxylysine glucosidase isoform X2 — protein MEDSGEDPTTFAAHSLPSDPRLLATVTNAYLGTRVFHDTLHVSGVYNGAGRDTHRAVLPSPLNVRLEAPAGMGEPLTETFALDTNTGSFLHTLEGPHFRASQCIYAHRTLPHVLAFRVSIARLSPGSGPITLLLSSAFSPESPDLDLHQGPDFQGARYLYGHTLTPEQPGGPQQEVHMLWTPAPPDLTLGEGEEERTWDFLTVVGGSRAEAQACLTEALQLQARGALYTAHAQAWAQLWAECGLDMVGPLPLRQALRGSLYYLLSALPQPKAPGYICHGLSPGGLSNGSREECYWGHVFWDQDLWMFPNILMFHPEAARAILEYRIRTLGGALGNAQNLGYQDLQLFREAGGWDVVRAVAEFWCSRVEWSPREEKYHLRGVMSPDEYHSGVNNSVYTNVLVQNSLRFAAALAQDLGLPVPSQWLAVADKIKVPFDVEQNFHPEFDGYEPGEVVKQADVVLLGYPVPFSLSPDVRRKNLEIYEAVTSPQGPAMTWSMFAVGWMELKDTARARGLLDRSFASMTEPFKVWTENADGSGAVNFLTGMGGFLQAVLFGCTGFRVTRAGVTFDPVCVSGISRVSVSGIFYQGNKLNFSFSEDSVSVEVTARAGPWAPGLEAELWPSQARLSLLPGHKVSFPRSAGQIQRSPANLPGSSSSGFPGRTF, from the exons ATGGAGGACTCCGGCGAGGACCCCACCACGTTTGCTGCCCACTCTCTGCCCAGTGACCCCCGTCTCTTGGCCACTGTGACCAACGCATACCTGGGCACACGAGTGTTTCATGACACGCTGCACGTGAGCGGCGTGTACAATGGGGCTGGCAGGGACACGCACCGGGCTGTGCTGCCCAGCCCCCTCAACGTCCGGCTGGAGGCCCCTGCAGGGATGGGGGAGCCGCTGACCGAGACCTTTGCCCTAGACACCAACACAG GCTCCTTTCTTCACACCCTGGAGGGCCCCCACTTCCGGGCCTCGCAGTGCATCTATGCGCACCGCACACTGCCCCACGTCCTGGCTTTCCGTGTGTCCATCGCCCGCCTGTCCCCGGGGAGCGGGCCCATCACGCTGCTGCTGTCCTCAGCCTTCTCCCCGGAAAGCCCAGACCTGGACCTGCACCAGGGTCCTGACTTCCAGGGAGCCCG GTACCTGTATGGCCACACCCTCACCCCTGAGCAGCCCGGGGGGCCACAGCAGGAGGTACACATGCTGTGGACACCAGCACCCCCAGACCTGACCCTTGGGGAAGGTGAGGAGGAAAGGACATGGGACTTCCTGACGGTGGTGGGCGGCAGCCGGGCTGAGGCTCAGGCCTGCCTCACTGAGGCCCTGCAGCTGCAGGCCAGGGGAGCTCTGTACACGGCTCACGCACAGGCCTGGGCCCAACTCTGGGCAGAATGTGGCTTGGACATGGTGGGGCCCCTGCCGCTGCGCCAGGCCCTGCGTGGCTCCCTCTACTACCTGCTCAGTGCCCTACCCCAGCCCAAGGCCCCAGGATACATCTGCCATGGCCTCAGTCCTGGGGGCCTCTCCAATGGGAGCCGTGAGGAATGCTACTGGGGCCACGTCTTCTGGGACCAG GACCTCTGGATGTTCCCGAATATCCTGATGTTCCACCCCGAAGCCGCTAGGGCCATCCTGGAGTACCGCATCCGCACGCTGGGCGGGGCCCTGGGGAATGCCCAGAACCTGGGCTACCAG GACCTGCAGCTCTTTCGAGAGGCTGGTGGCTGGGACGTGGTCAGGGCTGTGGCCGAGTTTTGGTGCAGTCGTGTGGAGTGGAGCCCCAGGGAGGAGAAGTACCACCTGAGGG GAGTCATGTCCCCCGACGAGTACCATTCAGGGGTCAACAACTCTGTGTACACCAACGTCCTGGTCCAGAACAG CCTGCGCTTTGCTGCTGCCCTGGCCCAGGACCTGGGTCTGCCCGTCCCCAGCCAGTGGCTGGCAGTGGCTGACAAGATCAAGGTACCCTTTGATGTGGAGCAGAACTTCCACCCGGAGTTCGATGGGTATGAGCCTG GAGAGGTGGTGAAGCAGGCAGATGTCGTGCTCCTGGGATACCCCGTCCCCTTCTCCCTGAGTCCTGATGTTCGCAGGAAAAACCTGGAGATTTACGAGGCTGTGACATCCCCCCAGGGCCCCGCCATGACCTGG AGCATGTTTGCTGTGGGCTGGATGGAGCTGAAGGACACAGCGCGGGCCCGGGGCCTCCTGGACAGGAGCTTTGCCAGCATGACTGAACccttcaag GTGTGGACGGAGAATGCAGACGGGTCAGGTGCTGTGAACTTCCTGACAGGCATGGGGGGCTTCCTGCAGGCGGTGCTCTTTGGGTGCACGGGGTTCAG GGTCACCCGAGCAGGTGTGACCTTTGACCCCGTGTGTGTGTCGGGGATCTCCAGAGTGAGCGTCTCTGGCATCTTCTACCAGGGAAACAAGCTCAACTTCTCTTTCTCCGAGGACTCCGTGAGCGTGGAGGTCACGGCCCGAGCAGGGCCCTGGGCTCCCGGCCTGGAGGCTGAGCTGTGGCCGTCCCAGGCCCGCCTCTCCCTGTTGCCAG GACACAAGGTCTCCTTCCCCCGCTCGGCTGGCCAGATACAAAGGTCACCCGCGAATCTGCCTGGGAGTTCCAGCTCCGGGTTCCCTGGGAGGACTTTTTGA
- the NLRP6 gene encoding NACHT, LRR and PYD domains-containing protein 6, which produces MDEPEDPGSRLRSLRTASPQRAFVESVAHQRLRLRPWCKAPKLGLTKRQPGHVTWPGVWKNRSRKGGAGEEGAPQSSGRRWPVPTSPSEGEEHQDAPTRVRGRRRAKSGVTPRCPLPPPHGSSLARGSLRPCPRWVLKRQSRGWAGVTRGPLPDDPRPPVSSTGLRLAVARELLLAALEELSQEQLKRFRHKLRDVGPDRRSIPWGRLERADAVDLAEQLAQFYGPEPALEVARKTLKKADARDVAAQLKEQRLRRLGPGSAALLSVSEYRKKYREHVLQLHARVKERNARSVKITKRFTKLLIAPESAAPEEEALGPAEEPEPGRARRSDTHTFNRLFRGDEDGRRPLTVVLQGPAGIGKTMAAKKILYDWAAGKLYQGQVDFAFFMPCGELLERPGTRSLADLILDQCPDRGAPVPQMLAQPQRLLFILDGADELPALEGPEAAPCTDPFEAASGARVLGGLLSKALLPTALLLVTTRAASPGRLQGRLCSPQCAEVRGFSDKDKKKYFYKFFQDERRAERAYRFVKENETLFALCFVPFVCWIVCTVLRQQLELGRDLSRTSKTTTSVYLLFIASVLSSAPVADGPRVQGDLRNLCRLAREGVLGRRAQFAEKQLEQLELRGSKVQTLFLSKKELPGVLETEVTYQFIDQSFQEFLAALSYLLEDEGVPRTAAGGVGTLLRGDAQPHSHLVLTTRFLFGLLSAERMRDIERHFGCVVSERVKQEALRWVQGQGQGCPGVAPEVTEETKGLEDTEEPEEEEEGEEPNYPLELLYCLYETQEDAFVRQALCRLPELALQGVRFCRMDVAVLSYCVRCCPAGQALRLISCRLVAAQEKKKKSLGKRLQASLGGSSSSRGTTKQLPASLLHPLFQTMTDPLCCLTSLTLSHCKVPDAVCRDLSEALRAAPALTELGLLHNRLSEAGLRMLSEGLAWPQCRVQTVRVQLPSSQQGLQYLVGMLRQSPALTTLDLSGCQLPAPMVTYLCAVLQHQGCGLQTLRLTSVELSEQSLQELQAVKRAKPDLVIAHPVLDGHPESPKELVSTF; this is translated from the exons ATGGACGAGCCAGAGGACCCCGGCTCCAG gcTCAGGAGTCTAAGGACTGCCTCCCCACAGAGGGCATTTGTGGAGTCTGTTGCCCACCAGAGGCTCAGACTCAGGCCCTGGTGCAAGGCCCCCAAGCTGGGCCTCACCAAAAGGCAGCCAG GGCATGTGACCTGGCCTGGGGTATGGAAGAACAGAAGCAGAAAGGGAGGTGCAGGGGAGGAAGGTGCCCCCCAGAGCTCAGGTCGGCGGTGGCCAGTGCCCACTTCACCCTCAGAGGGCGAAGAACACCAAGATGCCCCGACCCGGGTCCGGGGACGGAGGAGGGCAAAGTCTGGGGTCACTCCCCGttgcccccttcccccaccccatggaTCCAGCTTGGCCCGGGGCTCCCTGAGGCCCTGCCCGCGGTGGGTTCTCAAACGCCAGAGTCGGGGGTGGGCGGGGGTCACCCGAGGGCCGCTCCCAGATGACCCACGCCCGCCCGTCTCCAGCACCGGGCTGCGCCTCGCGGTGGCCCGCGAGCTGCTCCTGGCTGCGCTGGAGGAACTGAGCCAAGAGCAGCTGAAGCGCTTCCGCCACAAGCTGCGCGACGTGGGCCCGGACCGACGCAGCATCCCGTGGGGGCGGCTGGAGCGCGCGGACGCCGTGGACCTCGCGGAACAGCTGGCCCAGTTCTATGGCCCGGAGCCTGCGCTGGAGGTGGCCCGCAAGACCCTCAAGAAGGCGGACGCGCGCGACGTGGCGGCGCAGCTCAAGGAGCAGCGACTGCGGC GGCTCGGGCCCGGCTCCGCGGCGCTGCTCTCCGTGTCCG AATACAGGAAGAAGTACCGGGAGCACGTGCTGCAGCTGCACGCCCGGGTGAAGGAGAGGAACGCCCGCTCCGTGAAGATCACCAAGCGCTTCACCAAGCTGCTCATCGCGCCCGAGAGCGCCGCCCCGGAGGAGGAGGCGCTGGGGCCTGCGGAGGAGCCCGAGCCGGGGCGCGCGCGGCGCTCGGACACGCACACTTTCAACCGCCTCTTCCGCGGCGACGAGGACGGCCGGCGGCCGCTGACCGTGGTGCTGCAGGGCCCGGCGGGCATCGGCAAGACCATGGCGGCCAAAAAGATCCTGTACGACTGGGCGGCGGGCAAGCTGTACCAGGGCCAGGTGGACTTCGCCTTCTTCATGCCCTGCGGCGAGCTGCTGGAGCGGCCGGGCACGCGCAGCCTGGCTGACCTGATCCTGGACCAGTGCCCCGACCGCGGCGCGCCGGTGCCGCAGATGCTGGCCCAGCCGCAGCGGCTGCTCTTCATCCTGGACGGCGCGGACGAGCTGCCGGCGCTGGAGGGCCCCGAGGCCGCGCCCTGCACAGACCCCTTCGAGGCGGCGAGTGGCGCGCGGGTGCTGGGCGGGCTGCTGAGTAAGGCGCTGCTGCCCACGGCCCTCCTGCTCGTGACCACGCGCGCCGCGTCCCCCGGGAGGCTGCAGGGCCGCCTGTGTTCCCCGCAGTGCGCCGAGGTGCGCGGCTTCTCTGACAAGGACAAGAAGAAGTATTTCTACAAGTTCTTCCAGGACGAGAGGAGGGCCGAGCGCGCCTACCGCTTCGTGAAGGAGAACGAAACGCTGTTCGCGCTGTGCTTCGTGCCCTTCGTGTGCTGGATCGTGTGCACCGTGCTGCGCCAGCAGCTGGAGCTCGGCCGGGACCTGTCGCGCACGTCCAAGACCACCACGTCCGTGTACCTGCTTTTCATCGCCAGCGTGCTGAGCTCGGCTCCGGTAGCCGACGGGCCCCGGGTGCAGGGCGACCTGCGCAATCTGTGCCGCCTGGCCCGCGAGGGCGTCCTCGGACGCAGGGCGCAGTTTGCCGAGAAGCAACTGGAGCAACTGGAGCTTCGTGGCTCCAAAGTCCAGACGCTGTTTCTCAGCAAAAAGGAGCTGCCTGGCGTGCTGGAGACGGAGGTCACCTACCAGTTCATCGACCAGAGCTTCCAGGAGTTCCTCGCGGCACTGTCCTACCTGCTGGAGGACGAGGGGGTGCCCAGGACCGCGGCTGGCGGCGTTGGGACACTCCTGCGTGGGGACGCCCAGCCGCACAGCCACTTGGTGCTCACCACGCGCTTCCTCTTCGGACTGCTGAGCGCGGAGCGGATGCGCGACATCGAGCGCCACTTCGGCTGCGTGGTCTCAGAGCGTGTGAAGCAGGAGGCCCTGCGGTGGGTGCAGGGACAGGGGCAGGGCTGCCCCGGAGTGGCACCAGAGGTGACCGAGGAGACCAAAGGGCTCGAGGACACGGAAgagccagaggaggaggaggagggagaggagcccaACTACCCCCTGGAGTTGCTGTACTGTCTGTACGAGACGCAGGAGGACGCGTTTGTGCGCCAAGCCCTGTGCCGGCTCCCGGAGCTGGCGCTGCAGGGGGTGCGCTTCTGCCGCATGGACGTGGCTGTTCTGAGCTACTGCGTGAGGTGCTGCCCTGCCGGACAGGCGCTGCGGCTGATCAGCTGCAGACTGGTTGCTGCgcaggagaagaagaagaagagcctGGGGAAGCGGCTGCaggccagcctgggtggcagcag cAGTTCTCGAGGCACCACAAAACAACTGCCAGCCTCCCTTCTTCATCCACTCTTTCAGACAATGACTGACCCGCTGTGCTGTCTGACCAGCCTCAC GCTGTCCCACTGCAAAGTCCCTGACGCAGTCTGCCGAGACCTCTCTGAGGCCCTGAGGGCAGCTCCGGCACTGACAGAGCTGGGCCTCCTCCACAACAGGCTCAGTGAGGCAGGACTGCGCATGCTGAGTGAGGGCCTAGCCTGGCCCCAATGCAGGGTGCAGACGGTCAG GGTACAGCTGCCCAGCTCCCAGCAAGGGCTCCAGTACCTGGTGGGCATGCTTCGGCAGAGCCCCGCCCTGACCACCCTGGATCTCAGCGGCTGCCAACTGCCTGCCCCCATGGTGACTTACCTGTGTGCAGTCCTACAGCACCAGGGATGCGGCCTGCAGACCCTCAG GCTGACCTCTGTGGAGCTGAGTGAGCAGTCACTACAGGAGCTTCAGGCTGTGAAGAGAGCAAAGCCGGATCTGGTCATCGCACACCCAGTGCTGGACGGCCACCCAGAATCTCCCAAGGAACTCGTCTCAACCTTCTGA
- the PGGHG gene encoding protein-glucosylgalactosylhydroxylysine glucosidase isoform X1, whose translation MEDSGEDPTTFAAHSLPSDPRLLATVTNAYLGTRVFHDTLHVSGVYNGAGRDTHRAVLPSPLNVRLEAPAGMGEPLTETFALDTNTGSFLHTLEGPHFRASQCIYAHRTLPHVLAFRVSIARLSPGSGPITLLLSSAFSPESPDLDLHQGPDFQGARYLYGHTLTPEQPGGPQQEVHMLWTPAPPDLTLGEGEEERTWDFLTVVGGSRAEAQACLTEALQLQARGALYTAHAQAWAQLWAECGLDMVGPLPLRQALRGSLYYLLSALPQPKAPGYICHGLSPGGLSNGSREECYWGHVFWDQDLWMFPNILMFHPEAARAILEYRIRTLGGALGNAQNLGYQGAKFAWESAGSGLEVCPEDIYGAQEVHVNGAVVLAFELYYHTTQDLQLFREAGGWDVVRAVAEFWCSRVEWSPREEKYHLRGVMSPDEYHSGVNNSVYTNVLVQNSLRFAAALAQDLGLPVPSQWLAVADKIKVPFDVEQNFHPEFDGYEPGEVVKQADVVLLGYPVPFSLSPDVRRKNLEIYEAVTSPQGPAMTWSMFAVGWMELKDTARARGLLDRSFASMTEPFKVWTENADGSGAVNFLTGMGGFLQAVLFGCTGFRVTRAGVTFDPVCVSGISRVSVSGIFYQGNKLNFSFSEDSVSVEVTARAGPWAPGLEAELWPSQARLSLLPGHKVSFPRSAGQIQRSPANLPGSSSSGFPGRTF comes from the exons ATGGAGGACTCCGGCGAGGACCCCACCACGTTTGCTGCCCACTCTCTGCCCAGTGACCCCCGTCTCTTGGCCACTGTGACCAACGCATACCTGGGCACACGAGTGTTTCATGACACGCTGCACGTGAGCGGCGTGTACAATGGGGCTGGCAGGGACACGCACCGGGCTGTGCTGCCCAGCCCCCTCAACGTCCGGCTGGAGGCCCCTGCAGGGATGGGGGAGCCGCTGACCGAGACCTTTGCCCTAGACACCAACACAG GCTCCTTTCTTCACACCCTGGAGGGCCCCCACTTCCGGGCCTCGCAGTGCATCTATGCGCACCGCACACTGCCCCACGTCCTGGCTTTCCGTGTGTCCATCGCCCGCCTGTCCCCGGGGAGCGGGCCCATCACGCTGCTGCTGTCCTCAGCCTTCTCCCCGGAAAGCCCAGACCTGGACCTGCACCAGGGTCCTGACTTCCAGGGAGCCCG GTACCTGTATGGCCACACCCTCACCCCTGAGCAGCCCGGGGGGCCACAGCAGGAGGTACACATGCTGTGGACACCAGCACCCCCAGACCTGACCCTTGGGGAAGGTGAGGAGGAAAGGACATGGGACTTCCTGACGGTGGTGGGCGGCAGCCGGGCTGAGGCTCAGGCCTGCCTCACTGAGGCCCTGCAGCTGCAGGCCAGGGGAGCTCTGTACACGGCTCACGCACAGGCCTGGGCCCAACTCTGGGCAGAATGTGGCTTGGACATGGTGGGGCCCCTGCCGCTGCGCCAGGCCCTGCGTGGCTCCCTCTACTACCTGCTCAGTGCCCTACCCCAGCCCAAGGCCCCAGGATACATCTGCCATGGCCTCAGTCCTGGGGGCCTCTCCAATGGGAGCCGTGAGGAATGCTACTGGGGCCACGTCTTCTGGGACCAG GACCTCTGGATGTTCCCGAATATCCTGATGTTCCACCCCGAAGCCGCTAGGGCCATCCTGGAGTACCGCATCCGCACGCTGGGCGGGGCCCTGGGGAATGCCCAGAACCTGGGCTACCAG GGAGCCAAGTTTGCCTGGGAGAGTGCAGGCTCCGGCCTGGAGGTTTGCCCTGAGGACATTtatggagcccaggaggtccatgTCAATGGGGCCGTGGTGTTGGCCTTCGAGCTGTACTACCATACCACCCAG GACCTGCAGCTCTTTCGAGAGGCTGGTGGCTGGGACGTGGTCAGGGCTGTGGCCGAGTTTTGGTGCAGTCGTGTGGAGTGGAGCCCCAGGGAGGAGAAGTACCACCTGAGGG GAGTCATGTCCCCCGACGAGTACCATTCAGGGGTCAACAACTCTGTGTACACCAACGTCCTGGTCCAGAACAG CCTGCGCTTTGCTGCTGCCCTGGCCCAGGACCTGGGTCTGCCCGTCCCCAGCCAGTGGCTGGCAGTGGCTGACAAGATCAAGGTACCCTTTGATGTGGAGCAGAACTTCCACCCGGAGTTCGATGGGTATGAGCCTG GAGAGGTGGTGAAGCAGGCAGATGTCGTGCTCCTGGGATACCCCGTCCCCTTCTCCCTGAGTCCTGATGTTCGCAGGAAAAACCTGGAGATTTACGAGGCTGTGACATCCCCCCAGGGCCCCGCCATGACCTGG AGCATGTTTGCTGTGGGCTGGATGGAGCTGAAGGACACAGCGCGGGCCCGGGGCCTCCTGGACAGGAGCTTTGCCAGCATGACTGAACccttcaag GTGTGGACGGAGAATGCAGACGGGTCAGGTGCTGTGAACTTCCTGACAGGCATGGGGGGCTTCCTGCAGGCGGTGCTCTTTGGGTGCACGGGGTTCAG GGTCACCCGAGCAGGTGTGACCTTTGACCCCGTGTGTGTGTCGGGGATCTCCAGAGTGAGCGTCTCTGGCATCTTCTACCAGGGAAACAAGCTCAACTTCTCTTTCTCCGAGGACTCCGTGAGCGTGGAGGTCACGGCCCGAGCAGGGCCCTGGGCTCCCGGCCTGGAGGCTGAGCTGTGGCCGTCCCAGGCCCGCCTCTCCCTGTTGCCAG GACACAAGGTCTCCTTCCCCCGCTCGGCTGGCCAGATACAAAGGTCACCCGCGAATCTGCCTGGGAGTTCCAGCTCCGGGTTCCCTGGGAGGACTTTTTGA